A window of Balearica regulorum gibbericeps isolate bBalReg1 chromosome 19, bBalReg1.pri, whole genome shotgun sequence genomic DNA:
TGGACTGCCTGTGCATTAGGTCCTAACAGCAGGGCACTTCTTGCAAGAGCACCTTGGACGGTGTTTGTGCAGATTTCTTTGTGGTCCCTGTGATGATCCtaggaagcaggaggagatcCAGAACTGCCTGAAAGCCCGAAGCCAGGATTCTCTGAAATCCCAAACAAGTAATGATGAGAGACTTGGCTGAGGCTGACCTGCTAGCCCGCCTCCTGTGCCGCTTCTTATATGTGTCCAAGAAGCTGCCTCCAATTTATATGATTGCACTCTAGTAAACAATTTTTCATGCAGATATGGGCAGCAGATGTTATTCATGCCTGTGTGAACACTTCGATGTGTTTACAACAGGGGATGTTCCTCAGATCTAGTCCAATTAAACAATGGATGGAGCCACCAGAAGGCAGTCCCACTGGTTACAGCCATTCTGTTACAGCTTGCTCAAAACACTTTGAAGGGTGGTCACGCCATCCCTCTTCAGGCACTCGAGGGGATTGAGTCACAAAtatgagcaaaataaaattagatgGCTTAAGTGACTGCAACCCCAGCTGTGTCCCCACCGCCCAATTCCCAGAAGAGGTCATCCCTGCAGCGGGGTTGGCTGTAGAAGGCAACTCCTGAGTTGCTGTAGTTACAGCCCATTCTTCAGGGCATTAATATTTGTCTGGCTCCTCTACGAAACAGTTCAGGAAGCTTAACCAGAATATAAATGTGCACTTTTTCATCTGAAGAATTGTCTTGTAGTTTGATTTCTCAAGCAGGCTCAGAGAAGCACCAGTGCTGCTCcaagggcagggcagaggcaggcagagggagagatgCCCTTCCCTTTTGGGAGCAGCTAGCCGTTACGTCAGGTTTGCTGCCTCACAAAACTATGCCCTATGGTTATTTTTGGTGCTGGGCTGCCTTAATTTTCTGGAGAGTGAATGAAGGATTAACATAGTATGCTTATGGCATTTGGAAGTTAagattttagggaaaaaaaatctaattcagCATGTGCTATTAGGTGGAAATGCTTAAATTGTTAGGAATGGGAAAGATAAGTGTCTACGGTATCCATTCCATGGTTAAATCCTCTTTTTCTGGCCATATTTTAAGACCTCTAACCTAAAGTCTACTATCAAGCTGTCTCGAGAGAGAGAAGTCTTTAAAGAGACTGGCTTTGTAGCTATAAATAATGTAGAAAAATGGAGTTGGGAAGAGGCTCCACCTTACCTGAATGAATTGTGAAGGCCAGTACTGTGAGCTCTGTGAGGATAGCTGTACCCCGGTcaagcagaaggcagcaaggAGCACTGTCACCCCGTCATCCTTCCTGGCTAAACTACTTCTTCTGAGACCTGAGTCTTCCTCCAACGTTTGATTATCAACTAGTAAATCATGAttgcatttttactgaaatacattAGATTTCAGGGGCCGAATCTGGCAAGGTTTTGAGTAGTATAGTTATACCTGGAACTAAACATCTGCTTGAGTGCTTTGTTAGGTTGGATGTGTTGGAATATAGAGCATTTTGCAAGTCTGAACCCTTGCTGTAAGTGAAAACATTGTGAGGGGAAAAACGTAAATAAATGCCACACGTACTTTGTAGAAGAGCCCTTCCCAATATCTATAAATATAGTAATTTTGGTGTTTCCCAATTTTGAGTCTTAAAGTGGGAGACAGACACAAGAAATATTACAAAGctagcctttttcttttcacggattaattttataattttggttttaacttACCTGAAAGtatttaatggaaattaaatgtaGTGTCTTAAAGGGGATTGcctttgaaaggaaattatatGTTCTTAGTAAATCACTGGAACAGCTTAACAGtttaactgcattttcataTGAGTTCAAAACTCATCTTGGGTCAGACTCTTCAGGAAAACTTTCTCATGATTTCTGTAGCAGTTGATTCATTCCTTGCTgccttcatttttcagctttaaatGGCAGGTTGTCTGAAAAGCCATCTACTTCaaagctttataaaataaagctttgaatAAATTACAGAGTTAGAAATTTTGCTGGCCGTGGACAGCTTTGTGCCTGGATGTGGGAATACTTGGCAGTGGGTGCAGAATTCCAAGGAAAATTACCTCTTTCCTTAGCATGAGACCCTGCTGGCTTACCGAACTCCAagagcagcaagaagaaaaactgctgcAAATGAGGAGGCCCGGAAGTCTCTGGTTTCCCTTTTCCACAGCTCCAGAGAACGCATCCCCAACAACTGCTGAATATTAATACGCAGTGTAACTGGTGCAACATTGTGCTAACCATGGGATTAATATAGCTCCTGAAGACTACACGTCCCAGCATGGCAGCTAGGCGATAACAGGCCTCGGTGCAGCACTGCATGCTGGAACTTGTAGTGCCTTCGAAATGCAGCGACGCTGACCCACCTTGTAGGCACACGCGTGCCAGTAGCCACACACGTGTGTGGGATGCCTGCAGTGGGATGCCTGTGCTTCATTTGCCAGGTGCGTCACTGAATGTAATGGGCCCCAGGCTGTatcattttggatttttttttaatctgtctttGCAAGCTTTAGATAATACAATACTGACAACGTGACACTTCTAAGCAGCGAGAGTTGCTTTGTCTTTCACGAAGAGACAACCCACTGCTCTCTGCATTTAGATTTCTGGTATATGTGTGTGCAGAGCTGATTTGTCCAtaattgtttgctttcttcagagTTCTTTGAAGTTTATGTCTTCAATCCGGTtccttatattaaaaataaattcttccaaGCCACCAATAAAATGTCAACTGTGATTAAAGCCTGACTCCTCATTTTAAGACTTGTCTCCTGAGCAATGTGAGGTCACTCTATGAGTCAGTGTTTGAAAGGACCGTTATTCCTGAGAGCATGGGTAAAGCCCAAAGTTCATAGTTGCTTGCTTAAATGGTTTCAACTGCGATTTAAATTGCTTTGCATTGTGCTGAACGAAATGTAAACTGTGGGTCCTGTTTGGCACGGAACTCGTGGTATTTCAGCTACTTTGAATCTGTAGAAGTTGGTATTTCTGGTAGGAAAAGTTTTACCTCCCTTGTATTAAAGAGGAGGGTGGAGTGGGAAGCTGTGCTTGAGGCATAGACTTTCAACTATGTtctgttgaaataaaacttgGGAACTGTAAAATCTCTGGGCAAGGGCTCTCTGTCTTTTGTACAGCGCCCAGCAGAACAGAGCCAAAGTCTGAGAGGGCTTTCTGGACGTGGGaactttattaattttgtttattaaaatactaaaaaaatatagCAGGGCATTAAAGCTGCAAGTGCAAACCCTGAGAAGTgaggaaatgcaatttttaagaTCGTCTATGTAGCCTGTTTATTCTTCTTGAGCACGTTAATTATAAAGTCTTTAATTACacaatcacattttcttttgtcactCTTCCTCCCTGTTTGCTGCGGTGTACACTGAGTATTTGGAGGTAATTAATCATACTGGAGTAGTGATTAAGGCTGAGCAGGACTCTGTCTATCTctggtgtccccatccctctctCTGCCCTTTTCCTACCCTCATTAACTCCTGCCTCGGTTTCTCACTGCTCTGCATTCAAATCAAACCCGTCTGTCTCGGTGCTGCCTGGGTGTCGGTGGAGGATCCTTGGGTCTGCCTGCGCTCTGCCTCGGTGTTGCAGAGGAATTGGGAGCCACTGGCCGGAGGAGCAATGAGGGCAATGTCTTGCTGgccttctcctccctgcagtGGAGCACGctcagagcagaggcaggagttCAGGTCACTTAGGTGCTGAACATGCTCCCGCGGGGATTATCAGAGGTTTGAAATGGTATGAAATGGGTTACGAGTTTTGGCAAGTTTCAAGTTGTCTCCCCCATCCAATCTGAGCCTTTCCAACAACCTGACCGTGATTTTTGTTAAGCATCGGTCAAAATCTCCAGCGCTTCTCTCGGAAGCGGGCAGGAGTATTTGTTGGAACCTACTTTTCCCGCACCAGAGCCGGTACCGAGCACGCACGGCGCCGGGCAGGCCCGGGAAGGGAGCGGCGGGGTCTGTCCTGGGCTGCGCTGCCGGCGGGCGGGCTGCGGGTGGAGCCCGGGAGCAGACCGGGGCTCCGGCGGGTGCCTCTGCAGCTCAACCCGGCGTCTTTCCGAGGGCGCTGCTGCCGCTCCCGAGTTCTCCGTGACTGCGGCTGGAAACCTGGCAGTTTACAGTGTTCCTGTTTCACGCCCCTGACCAAATTCCCTTCCAGCGTGGCCCAGTTTGACGCTACTCCGATaacccctgcctgctgcagccaccGGCCTGGCACCGCTTGGCAGCAGGGCGCGGTTTATCCGCTCGTTGACGGTAAAGCCGAGGCTTTGCCGCATCCCGAGCCGCCCTCCTCCCGGGTGATGGGGCTGCGGAGCAGGGTTATGAAACACCCCGCTTCTGGCGAAGCGAAGGCGTGGGGCTGCGCGCTAGGCTCCGGGGCCTCACTCAGCAgcgagggcaggggaaggagatggCTTCGGCGTGGCCCCTTTTTCCGGCTCAGCCctgtttgcttttggggggggggggggaggggggaggcaaAAGCCCACCCGCCCCAAGCCGTCCCCGTCTCCGGCAGCGCGGCCTCACCTGCCGCTGCCCCCGGGGAGGAGCCGGCCAGGCGGGGCCCGCCCAGGCCGTGCCGCGATGGCCGGGCCGGTTCCTCCCGCATCGCCTCGCCTCTCAGCCGGCGTTTCCTTTTCCGCCGGGCGGCCGGggtggggcggggcggggggcgggcgcggcggcgcGGCTCGCTGATTGCAGGGCGGGCGCTGCCAGTCCGTCGCCTCCCCCGCGCCAGCCGCGTCCCAGCGCCGGAGCCGCACGGCCCAGCAGCGAgcgcccagcccggcccggccccgccagCCACCCCCCATGGAGGAGcagccccaccaccaccatcaccaccattACTACTACTAcggccaccaccaccaccaccacccgcAGAGCGCCTACCTGCCGCCGCCCGACGGCCGAGCCCAGCCCAAGCCGCCGCTCCGACACGAGCACAAGCACGGCGGCCCGCTGCACCAGGAGGCGCCGAAGCGGAGAGCAGgtcggggcgggcggcgggccggggcctGTGACCTtcgcggggcggcggcggggccctcctcctccgcctcctcctcccccggcCCGGCTGGAAGCTTCTCCGCCGCGCTGGGGCCGCTTCCTGTCCGCCATGTTGGGGCCGGCGCGGCTGCGGGAGCCGCGGGGCCCTGCCGGCActgccgccgcccgccgggcACGTGGGGCCGGGCCTCGCCGCCCCGAGgggcgctgccccccccccgcccgggccgcgccgagccggggggggggggtgtttgggggagggggggttgggggggggggcgaggcGCTGGTTAAAAATTGATGAGCATAAAAATCAATGAGTCAGATAAGGCGGaggggcccggcccggccccgccggcgggAGCGGGGAGGCGGCGCGGCCTGGCGTGTGCgcggcctggggggggggggacacggacctTCGGCCGCCTCCTCCCCGGCCGCCGCCCGTAGCCCCGGGGGCgcaggggctggggccggggctgctcTCCGGGCCGGCCGGGagaggggctgtgctgtgccaccGGCACGCTGGCCGGGCGGCAGCGCCGCAGAGGCGGTGGCCgggcagcccggggagggggtggggggtgggtcGGAGCCCCCATCTCCCACCCGGGGGGGCCGCCCGGCTGCGTCTCACAAAAATCCCAATTTGGGGCTTGGGGGGTGGGTGGTTCAAAGCAAGTGCAGCCAGAATGCCATGgatggtttttttgggtttttttaaatttctttttttttgccttgaaattttcatttacataatCGGGCGGGAGATGGGAAGGGACCTGGTTTCCAtcaggagcagggctggtggtGCCCAGAGCTGTGCAGGGTGCCCTGTGTACGGCCTCTGGAGCGGGGGTAAGGAGCGACTCGGCCAGGCAAATGCTAAAATAAGTTACTGAGCAAAAATAAGTTGAGTAGTCATTTCACTGTTTGCAGTGTGCCCGGGGCTTTAATATGCACTTACACCCCTCCCTCTCCAGCTATGAAACGGTTTGTGAGGGTGCCAAATACTCTTCACCTGTTCATTTTGACACaattcccttccccccccaaattctGGTTGCTGCACCTCTGTGTCCAGGCCGCAGCCAGTTGTGCCAAATGTTGATCTGGAGAAGACTCACGCAGCTGAGTTGTAAATACTTGAAAATTGGAACTAGAAACTGCTGACACACTGACTTACTGAAATggattttgttcttcattttattctttcgCTCCTCATCTGCAATGGTCTTATGACCACTcttattgttttgtttcattaacgAGTGGTGTCAGAAGTCTTGAGTCATACAAGGTCAGCTATAACACGTTGCTCTTGAGAAGGCTTCCTTGCACGTTATTCcgaaatacttaatttttagtCCTCGACTTGGCTGAGAATCTGATGCGTTTTCTCTGGGATGAAGTATTTATGGTTAATATTCTTAACAGCATATTTGAAAGTTACAGTGGAAGTTGTGGTGGTTACAGATAACTTGGGTGTAGTAAAATCCTTTTTGATCCCTCTCAGCAAACTCAGTTGTGGAATTTCTGTAAAGATTCCTACAAGGATTCTTGTGTTCCCGACTTGCACAGAACTTGAGCAGTTACATCTGCCAGACATCTGAGGCTCCAGGATGTCAGGATGACAATGATTTCTAGTATAGCAGTTAATTTCAACAACATaggcaacaacaaaaacattatttttcaagcTGGACTTGTGCCCACTCTCATTCTTGGGGGACTCCGTGCGCTGTGCTGACTTCGTGCCGCCGTGGCTGCGGATGAAGCCTTAGGTGGGTCAGTTGTTGCGGGAGATGTAAGGCTTTCCACCCTCGGGAAGGAGGACGGATGAGTCAGAGGAGCGAGGACAGAGTTCTTCCCAGAGGAGCGGGTGCAGTTGGAGTCCGTCTCCCCTTGGTCCACAGCTGGAGTGTATTTGCCGAGCTGGGTACAGTGTGCTCTTCCCATCTCAGAGGGGTTTCAAGGTTTCTCTTGGGGCATTGTAGCCAGGGCCCTCAAAAGCAATAGGTCTCTggccagagatttttttttttaaaaaaaaaaaaatagttgaggAAGATGAGGTGGTTCAGTCTAGGCTGTCTTGAGCTTCCACTGCATTTCAACTGCGCTTGAATTGCACGCTCAAAATTCACTTCGGAACTGTAGGACCTAGAAAACAAACTTgagaagcaaaaaggaaagctttttgtgTGTAGAGCATAATGTCATGGTTTGATGAGTTGGAGCCCTCAGCAAGCACTGTGCTGCTCGGGGTGCTGGGTCTCCCAGTGTCgctctgaaatgctgaagtttCTCAGTGGGCAGGAGGCCAGTTGCCAGTGGTGGTGGAAGGGTGCTTGCAGGGATgcctttctttccagatttgtCACCTTTCCAAAGCTAAAGAGCGTGTGTAGGGAGGTGTTGGATGCTATTTTGCAAGGAGATGCCACTTTCAACTGGAGTTGCACACATCCTtttggaaaatgtcttttttctcccctccccttaCTAGAGGTGGTGTTTGGGAGGAAGGTGGGAAGGAGGGCTGCTGGTGTTGCTGGCCTGGGAGCTGACCGAGATGATAGGACTTGGCCCTTGTTTGCAGCATGGATTCTGAACTTCAACAAATCTTGTAGCAAAGGCAGCGGATCTCTGTCTTGAAGCATCCtgggaattaattttttcttctgcgtGACCTGGAAATAGTAGCTGATGAAATAGCTCTCCTGCTTGCCAGTTATCTTTAGTACAGTGTATTTTCCTTATGTAGTATCTGTatgttttttttgctttgtgttattACCTATACGTCACCCTGTTGTATGTGAGAGTCGGTAGCTGCTGGTACTTTCTCCTTAACTCTTCTTGCTGTGGTTTCCAGAAAATAAGCATATGCTTTTGTACATCAGAGGCTAgatgttttcctgttttaaaatgtctacTTGAGGAAACTGGATACGTTTGGGGCTGATTACAGCTTTCTACAATCAGAAGTTTAAGATTTCACATTCTAATTCTTGCCTCTTGTTGTTTTTGGCTTTCTTCTAGGCTACGGAGAGCTAAATGGTAACgcaggagaaagagaagtgtCATTAAAGGGCCTGTGCTCTGATGAAACCACCACCCCAGGATCCAGGGTACCCAATGGCAGCCAGCAGCTCGTAGACACTAACGTGACCCCAAAGCAGACTGTGAAGGCCAGCGCTTTGGGGAAAGCTGGAATCAAAACCAAGAActtcattcagaaaaatagCATGGACAAAAAGAATGAGAAGTCCTATGAAAATAAACTTAGAGAAGGCCAGTCCTCAGACAAGCCGGAGGGAGTGTCTATTCCAAATGGTGTGGTAACCAATAATTCTAGCTATATCACGAATGGCTACGTAGGCAAAGGGGCCGATAACGATGGTAGCGGCTCTGAGAGTGGATATACTACGCCTAAAAAACGGAAAGGCAGGCGCAACAGTGCCAAGGGCTGTGAGAACTTGAATCTAGTACAGGACAAAATAATGCAACAGGAGGTCAGTGCACCAACCTTAAAACAGGAACTTGAGAGTTTCAAGCCTGATTATAGTGAACAAAAGGGGAACCGAATTGAAAATACTAAGCCTGTTTGGAAATAcgaggctggggctggtggagcAGGCCGGGGGAAGCCTGGGCTTGGGGATGTACAGCGAAAAAGCTCTGATACCAAACCTGGGATTAGCAGCAAGAAGTTTGATGACCGGCCCAAAGGGAAGCATGCATCGTCGGCTACATCTAAAGAGGATTCATGGACCTTATTTAAACCACCCCCAGTTTTTCCAGTGGACAATAGCAGTGCTAAAATTGTTCCCAAAATAAGTTATGCAAGTAAAGTTAAAGAAAACCTCAACAAAGCAGCTCAAGCCCCATCCACATCGTCTTCGTCGTCTTCGTCATCTGCTGGGGAAACTCAGGCCCAAACATCAAGTCGATTGTCCCAAGTCCCCATGTCTGCTATGAAATCTGTTACTTCTGCTAGCTTTTCGAATGGGCCAATTCTAGCAGGGACTGATGGAAATGTGTATTCTCCAGGGACCCAGCCACTGCTCTCAACTGCTGCTAGTACTGTATCATCCACCTCCTCCGAGTCAGCACCCCAGGACATGAGTACAACTTCGACAGCTCTCGAACAAAAGAAATCTAGCCTTTTTATCTACCCTTCAAATATGCAAACTGTGCTTCTGGGTACAGCGCAAGTCGATTTCCCATCACAGGCGAATCAGCAGAACCTGGGAGATATTTTCCAGAATCAGTGGGGCTTGTCTTTCATAAACGAGCCCAGCGCTGGCCCCGAAACTGTTGTGGGGAAATCTGCGGATAATCAGTTAATGGAAGTGACATTTCAAGGGGAATATCCTGCCACTTTGGTTTCACAGTGTGCTGAAATCATTCCCTCAGGAACTGAACAACCTGTGTTTCCTAAGGCTTATGAGCTGGATAAACGGACTAGCCCTCAAATTCTTAGTGCTATTCTTAAGCCTGGGACTGCTGTTGAGGGTGGTGTCTTAGCTTTGGAGTCGCATCACACAGGTGACCTACAAAAGGCAGACACCGGTAGCCAAGGTGCTTTagtgtttctttcaaaagactATGAAATAGAGAATCCTCTGG
This region includes:
- the NUFIP2 gene encoding FMR1-interacting protein NUFIP2 isoform X1; the protein is MEEQPHHHHHHHYYYYGHHHHHHPQSAYLPPPDGRAQPKPPLRHEHKHGGPLHQEAPKRRAGYGELNGNAGEREVSLKGLCSDETTTPGSRVPNGSQQLVDTNVTPKQTVKASALGKAGIKTKNFIQKNSMDKKNEKSYENKLREGQSSDKPEGVSIPNGVVTNNSSYITNGYVGKGADNDGSGSESGYTTPKKRKGRRNSAKGCENLNLVQDKIMQQEVSAPTLKQELESFKPDYSEQKGNRIENTKPVWKYEAGAGGAGRGKPGLGDVQRKSSDTKPGISSKKFDDRPKGKHASSATSKEDSWTLFKPPPVFPVDNSSAKIVPKISYASKVKENLNKAAQAPSTSSSSSSSSAGETQAQTSSRLSQVPMSAMKSVTSASFSNGPILAGTDGNVYSPGTQPLLSTAASTVSSTSSESAPQDMSTTSTALEQKKSSLFIYPSNMQTVLLGTAQVDFPSQANQQNLGDIFQNQWGLSFINEPSAGPETVVGKSADNQLMEVTFQGEYPATLVSQCAEIIPSGTEQPVFPKAYELDKRTSPQILSAILKPGTAVEGGVLALESHHTGDLQKADTGSQGALVFLSKDYEIENPLASPTNNLLASAKEQRYQRGLERKDSWGSFDLRAAIMYHTKEMESVWNLQKQDPKRIITYDEAMDRPDQ
- the NUFIP2 gene encoding FMR1-interacting protein NUFIP2 isoform X2: MDKKNEKSYENKLREGQSSDKPEGVSIPNGVVTNNSSYITNGYVGKGADNDGSGSESGYTTPKKRKGRRNSAKGCENLNLVQDKIMQQEVSAPTLKQELESFKPDYSEQKGNRIENTKPVWKYEAGAGGAGRGKPGLGDVQRKSSDTKPGISSKKFDDRPKGKHASSATSKEDSWTLFKPPPVFPVDNSSAKIVPKISYASKVKENLNKAAQAPSTSSSSSSSSAGETQAQTSSRLSQVPMSAMKSVTSASFSNGPILAGTDGNVYSPGTQPLLSTAASTVSSTSSESAPQDMSTTSTALEQKKSSLFIYPSNMQTVLLGTAQVDFPSQANQQNLGDIFQNQWGLSFINEPSAGPETVVGKSADNQLMEVTFQGEYPATLVSQCAEIIPSGTEQPVFPKAYELDKRTSPQILSAILKPGTAVEGGVLALESHHTGDLQKADTGSQGALVFLSKDYEIENPLASPTNNLLASAKEQRYQRGLERKDSWGSFDLRAAIMYHTKEMESVWNLQKQDPKRIITYDEAMDRPDQ